A single uncultured Methanolobus sp. DNA region contains:
- a CDS encoding DUF1059 domain-containing protein encodes MRIRMVKCSDVGIDDCNYMAIGNNLDEVEQNMLEHIDNEHKDLLDSMGEHDIHVLKHRVSTFLGRSCGCGHLEKP; translated from the coding sequence ATGAGAATAAGAATGGTAAAATGCAGCGATGTAGGCATTGATGATTGCAACTACATGGCAATTGGAAATAACCTTGATGAAGTTGAGCAGAATATGCTTGAGCATATTGATAATGAACACAAGGATCTCCTTGACAGCATGGGAGAACATGATATCCATGTCCTTAAGCACAGGGTTTCCACTTTCCTTGGACGAAGCTGTGGCTGCGGACATCTTGAAAAACCCTGA
- a CDS encoding UvrD-helicase domain-containing protein produces MPLKVMQSDISGLTTGENRVLNKLKSIYSTKEYDSFLYPQPVVMSYNPDFILIDPYKGVCIIEVKDWSLSYIQSINQTEVKTITGEPLHNPSYRARQYFNTVKNLLQTEDFLLNEKRELKFRLYSKVIFTKMNSQEVDSLKEVLCQPVTDCLSSDQLTSLSVNDLYSVDTIFLDKATISTIRGKIFPELQIKRIQTEIWQFNKKNTLDNRVIATLDYEQEQFARRIPYGHYMITGVPGSGKTVILVARAIHLLRENTEWRIRILTYNRSLEKKLEQHFKSKHEDLHYMGIKYENIEISTFHQMARDIAVINITGTEDNQFWDVTLPYIAMDKAIPTYDAILIDEYQDFHDSWIKLCLKACKKHEDKNKVISENIFLAGDRLQSIYNPKCHSWRSLGINIVGRSKLLKTSYRSGGSHIDLAMNYLMLHEELQKEVENFYEGRDGICQNFDSESSVKFFTGGYGIINNLLLDLLNTKYNPQDILVLGPSHMGNEKLYRNLDESIKKVSKVSKNIDESKLVITTYHSSKGLENKVCILLNVDRIENQRLIYVGLTRASEQLYIHSYKRDGGEVFNQLLSCNQ; encoded by the coding sequence ATGCCATTAAAGGTGATGCAATCTGACATATCAGGACTTACTACCGGGGAAAACAGAGTACTTAACAAGTTAAAATCGATTTATAGTACTAAGGAATATGATTCTTTTCTGTATCCTCAACCAGTAGTTATGTCTTACAACCCGGATTTTATTCTAATTGATCCCTACAAAGGCGTTTGTATTATTGAAGTTAAAGACTGGTCTCTTTCATACATACAAAGTATTAATCAAACAGAAGTTAAGACTATAACAGGAGAGCCACTGCATAATCCATCCTATCGGGCACGTCAATATTTTAATACTGTTAAGAATCTCCTCCAAACCGAAGATTTTCTTTTGAATGAAAAAAGGGAACTAAAATTCAGATTGTATTCTAAAGTAATTTTCACAAAAATGAACTCTCAAGAGGTCGATTCTTTAAAAGAAGTTCTTTGCCAGCCAGTTACAGACTGTTTGAGTTCTGACCAATTAACCTCTCTTTCTGTTAATGATTTGTATTCAGTTGACACAATCTTCCTTGATAAAGCAACAATCTCAACCATCAGAGGAAAAATATTCCCGGAATTACAGATAAAACGCATCCAGACAGAAATATGGCAATTCAACAAGAAAAACACTTTAGATAATCGTGTTATTGCGACTTTAGATTATGAACAGGAGCAATTTGCCAGAAGAATTCCATATGGTCATTATATGATTACTGGTGTCCCAGGAAGTGGTAAAACTGTAATACTGGTTGCAAGAGCTATTCATCTTTTGAGGGAAAATACAGAATGGAGGATACGAATCCTTACCTACAACAGGTCTTTGGAGAAAAAGCTGGAGCAGCATTTCAAATCCAAGCATGAAGACCTTCATTATATGGGAATAAAATATGAAAATATAGAAATATCAACATTTCATCAAATGGCTCGTGATATTGCAGTCATCAATATAACAGGAACCGAAGATAATCAATTTTGGGATGTAACTCTTCCATATATTGCAATGGATAAGGCTATTCCAACATATGATGCAATACTAATAGATGAATACCAGGATTTTCATGATTCATGGATTAAATTATGCCTGAAGGCCTGTAAAAAACATGAAGATAAAAACAAGGTAATAAGTGAGAATATATTCCTTGCAGGCGACAGACTTCAAAGTATTTACAACCCCAAATGTCATAGTTGGAGAAGTCTGGGAATTAATATTGTAGGAAGATCAAAATTATTGAAAACCTCATACCGTTCTGGTGGTTCCCATATTGACCTTGCGATGAATTATCTAATGCTTCATGAGGAGCTTCAAAAGGAAGTAGAGAATTTTTACGAAGGCAGGGACGGGATTTGTCAGAATTTTGATTCAGAGAGTTCAGTAAAATTCTTTACCGGCGGATATGGAATAATAAACAATCTTCTTTTGGACTTGCTAAATACCAAGTACAATCCACAGGATATTCTTGTTCTTGGACCTTCTCACATGGGTAATGAAAAATTATATCGGAATTTGGATGAATCAATTAAAAAAGTCTCAAAAGTTTCTAAAAATATCGATGAAAGTAAATTAGTGATTACTACATATCATTCTTCTAAGGGCTTAGAAAATAAAGTGTGTATTCTCCTTAATGTAGACAGAATAGAAAATCAAAGATTGATTTATGTAGGTTTAACCAGAGCTTCTGAGCAATTATATATCCACTCTTACAAAAGAGATGGTGGTGAAGTGTTCAATCAGCTTTTATCATGCAATCAATGA
- a CDS encoding tetratricopeptide repeat protein: MGMLDDVKSKKKQKAAENWIKMGDSAKTVEKQVEYYTKSLDIDPYSAEAWFKKGKALENMGRFEEAKKCFDLAIEVDPDYQGLIGASKDSSASVSSAPLMEEDVYEAETPEPVIEEEMMEDEFISEPEVIATEEPSSEVISSYRPPAGDESIFSNMMSGDESDNGSPSYEDEDYVEEQEELIEDIDTEPDFRSDFGAESLSGSPSDSFSGSGSETETFTEQDSISESREEPEEIVFGGSSVSSSEPVEHDVISGSPSVAEKEEPSVFSSPEPVEEREDTFSSPSSPAPKEPVSSYAAEENIIGRTEPEPIRSAPASTPASTPVAASVPPVSEAPIKRAAEYDSSNSIAGSKPVAKPVSKPVAISGADLVDIRIPLNETLKFWAVGVVAMLVVLILSKIL; this comes from the coding sequence ATGGGAATGTTAGATGACGTAAAATCAAAGAAAAAGCAGAAAGCTGCAGAGAACTGGATCAAAATGGGTGATTCAGCCAAAACAGTTGAAAAACAGGTTGAATATTACACCAAGTCACTGGACATCGATCCTTACAGTGCTGAAGCATGGTTCAAGAAAGGCAAAGCCCTTGAAAATATGGGACGCTTTGAGGAAGCGAAAAAATGCTTTGACCTTGCCATAGAGGTTGACCCGGATTATCAGGGTCTGATAGGTGCCTCCAAAGACTCATCGGCAAGTGTTTCTTCTGCTCCGTTAATGGAAGAGGATGTCTATGAGGCTGAAACTCCTGAACCTGTAATTGAAGAAGAAATGATGGAGGATGAATTCATTTCTGAGCCGGAGGTAATTGCCACCGAAGAACCTTCCAGTGAGGTTATTTCCTCATACAGGCCACCTGCTGGCGATGAATCGATATTCAGTAACATGATGTCAGGTGACGAGTCAGACAATGGCTCCCCGTCTTATGAAGATGAAGATTATGTTGAAGAGCAGGAAGAACTCATCGAAGACATCGATACAGAACCTGATTTCAGATCAGATTTCGGAGCTGAGTCTTTATCAGGATCTCCATCAGACTCATTCTCTGGATCTGGATCAGAGACTGAAACTTTTACAGAACAGGATTCCATATCTGAATCCAGGGAAGAACCGGAAGAGATTGTTTTTGGAGGCAGCTCTGTTTCATCATCAGAACCAGTGGAACATGATGTGATATCAGGTTCTCCATCAGTTGCTGAAAAAGAAGAACCATCTGTATTCTCATCACCTGAGCCTGTGGAAGAAAGGGAGGATACATTCTCATCTCCATCCTCGCCCGCACCAAAAGAGCCTGTTTCTTCTTACGCGGCTGAAGAAAATATTATTGGAAGAACCGAACCTGAACCAATAAGGTCTGCACCTGCAAGTACTCCTGCAAGCACACCCGTAGCTGCTTCAGTACCTCCGGTTTCAGAAGCACCAATAAAACGTGCTGCAGAATATGATTCATCCAACAGTATAGCAGGTTCTAAGCCAGTTGCTAAACCAGTTAGTAAACCAGTTGCAATTTCAGGAGCTGATCTTGTGGACATAAGGATACCATTAAACGAAACCCTCAAATTCTGGGCAGTCGGCGTTGTAGCAATGCTCGTTGTCCTGATCCTGTCCAAGATCCTTTGA
- a CDS encoding type 1 glutamine amidotransferase family protein, which produces MAKIAYLYVLDTMADWEPGFLVAELNTGRYFRKDAEKYTVKTVGLTKDPKEPVVTMGGVSIVPDISIDELTTDYAGVLILPGGDTWLEPIHDPLIGKVKEFLEAGIPVAAICGATMGLAKAGLLDNRAHTSNDLGFLKSVCPNYTGEAFYRNEPAVTGDNVITANGVAPLEFAREVLRELDVFSPKTLEAWYGLYTTHEAQYFYALMESLDKNE; this is translated from the coding sequence ATGGCTAAAATCGCTTATCTGTACGTACTTGACACAATGGCTGACTGGGAGCCGGGTTTTTTGGTCGCTGAACTGAACACGGGTCGTTATTTTAGAAAAGATGCGGAAAAGTACACCGTAAAAACTGTAGGTCTTACAAAAGATCCAAAAGAACCTGTTGTGACAATGGGAGGAGTTAGTATTGTACCTGATATCAGTATCGATGAACTCACTACGGATTATGCAGGCGTATTGATTCTCCCGGGTGGTGACACATGGCTTGAACCAATCCATGATCCACTTATCGGTAAGGTAAAAGAGTTTCTTGAAGCAGGTATTCCAGTGGCTGCTATTTGCGGTGCGACAATGGGACTTGCAAAAGCAGGTCTTCTTGACAACAGAGCACATACAAGCAATGATCTGGGCTTTCTGAAATCGGTCTGCCCAAATTACACTGGTGAAGCCTTCTATCGCAATGAACCTGCAGTTACCGGTGATAATGTGATCACTGCTAACGGTGTTGCTCCACTGGAATTTGCACGTGAAGTTTTAAGAGAACTCGATGTATTTTCTCCAAAAACGCTGGAAGCGTGGTATGGTCTGTATACGACTCATGAGGCACAGTATTTCTATGCACTCATGGAGTCGCTGGATAAAAATGAGTAG
- a CDS encoding RDD family protein, which produces MKCEQCGSDVNEMSKSCSNCGFTPQTAGDGIYAGFGKRLIAAIVDSLIILVPSLIIFFGLFFVLQAALFVTFFGGNMEGAQAVETLGNIIGSVLSSGIFILQTLYFAVFESSSKQATPGKRVAGIKVTDLQGGRLSFSKALIRNLGKIASSVMFIGYIMIAFTKQQQGLHDMIAGTLVVNAE; this is translated from the coding sequence TTGAAATGTGAACAATGTGGTTCGGACGTTAATGAAATGTCTAAGTCCTGCAGTAATTGTGGTTTTACTCCGCAGACAGCAGGTGATGGAATATATGCAGGATTCGGGAAAAGGCTCATAGCTGCTATTGTGGACTCGCTTATCATTTTAGTTCCATCGCTAATTATTTTCTTTGGTCTGTTCTTTGTACTTCAAGCCGCTTTATTTGTAACCTTCTTTGGAGGAAACATGGAAGGTGCACAGGCAGTAGAGACTTTAGGCAATATCATCGGATCAGTGTTGTCTTCAGGTATCTTCATCCTTCAGACGCTTTATTTCGCAGTATTTGAAAGTTCCAGCAAGCAGGCAACTCCTGGTAAAAGAGTAGCAGGCATAAAAGTAACAGACCTTCAGGGTGGAAGGCTCTCCTTTAGTAAAGCACTAATAAGGAATTTAGGAAAGATAGCTTCTTCTGTAATGTTCATAGGTTACATAATGATAGCCTTTACAAAACAACAACAGGGCCTGCATGATATGATCGCCGGAACCCTGGTTGTCAATGCAGAGTAA
- a CDS encoding RimK/LysX family protein has protein sequence MKINDLKAILKFSSREEAIFGRFDLPKDAFYPMVLSLKVGGAWSYSTDDLKSISVMKVFTDYDKESKTGHTIEEVWLLLNPEWVSKEGTIHRLEKCGGKDERSLVTRPYSVTLRAERIIVASISTAKKKIFVKESTERTVSFSGPSAFYAAHEMEHLEHVEIEGLPMWAFEYEEVKD, from the coding sequence ATGAAAATAAATGACCTGAAAGCCATTCTCAAATTCAGCTCAAGGGAAGAGGCGATATTTGGAAGATTCGATTTGCCCAAGGATGCATTCTATCCCATGGTCCTTTCACTGAAAGTAGGAGGTGCGTGGAGCTACTCCACAGATGACCTGAAGAGTATCTCTGTGATGAAAGTGTTCACGGACTATGATAAGGAGAGCAAAACAGGTCACACTATTGAAGAGGTCTGGTTGTTACTCAATCCCGAGTGGGTATCAAAGGAAGGTACCATACACAGACTGGAAAAATGTGGTGGGAAGGATGAGCGTTCCCTTGTCACACGACCTTATTCGGTCACGCTCAGGGCTGAACGGATCATAGTTGCATCCATCAGCACAGCAAAAAAGAAGATATTTGTAAAAGAATCAACTGAAAGAACAGTATCATTTTCCGGTCCTTCCGCATTCTATGCAGCACATGAGATGGAACATCTGGAGCATGTGGAGATAGAAGGACTTCCCATGTGGGCTTTTGAATATGAGGAAGTGAAGGACTGA
- a CDS encoding S-layer protein domain-containing protein: MEIKQIIHICFVTFLVFQTMATGVIIAAAIEAKGPVYSGNYLTDIIGDSSSDLVEMNVKNFRGFYYDIDGGISTESLRIYGGNYVSDRTINEQGLEYTSSIRSNDFECLSWKADSYYVMGFFGDVYVPLKADTSLQLARLITDEGDKYTLREGQSFKLGDGYTITPGQINVKGGTVYLEISRNGKLIDAETIDISKGEATWVYKINVAAKTNAEVMRLRVTDAFQAQNGSMIVLEGIWLTDFKDIIEIGTGDTYGVFEVEKLPVNSFDLVLKNNAPITLSSGTVQELTDELRFVVTDSSEYLEFYLTNEQVQTPVNKPDLEILSADRWSLTEDGEYLAIYVDIINQGSLPSAITTIRISDIDPEWSEVEAEADVLALESGEDVTLRIEVYLPDEIHGTNHNFAIEIDPENYILELDEGNNVIETPVIYIPDYLPDLVITDVSSFVAEDSLELYVDVTNQGSGYADPFIVTSGGPGTSGQWSGSESVIYGLDPGDDTTLEIVLEIPEDQLGKLANIDIIVDPENAIAELDESNNGWSWSQELTVDGNILRAPEDDFSENTQESESQPESSDVGTFLGVIIPIAIVFGGLIVYPRLVKLRWELKAIETCPEDCPPGTEFCLKEVCLKPGSCKITKLHLKACTSDDCKKKAIEGEIVSDLNRIRAASYRGDNPDALLHQVESLSVRIIDEVIRWLSDSPGSYDISISADVDLGEATCKYSRYICNQERRPTKKKSWEKTVKGCNRGIGTLNDIDLKDTAISERLKLDLTGMIMQFIERF, translated from the coding sequence ATGGAAATCAAACAAATCATACACATTTGTTTTGTAACTTTTCTTGTTTTTCAGACAATGGCCACAGGCGTGATAATAGCTGCTGCCATAGAAGCCAAAGGGCCGGTATATAGCGGAAATTACCTTACAGATATAATCGGTGACAGCTCATCGGATCTTGTGGAAATGAACGTGAAGAATTTCCGGGGATTCTATTATGACATCGATGGTGGAATTTCTACAGAAAGTCTCAGGATATATGGTGGAAACTATGTTTCTGACAGAACGATCAACGAGCAAGGTCTTGAATATACAAGTTCTATAAGATCCAATGATTTCGAATGCCTATCATGGAAAGCTGATTCTTACTATGTCATGGGTTTTTTTGGGGACGTATATGTTCCACTAAAAGCCGATACTTCGCTTCAACTTGCCAGGCTGATTACTGATGAGGGCGATAAATACACACTCAGAGAAGGCCAATCATTCAAACTTGGTGACGGTTATACGATCACACCAGGACAGATCAATGTGAAAGGTGGAACAGTCTATCTCGAAATATCCAGGAATGGCAAATTGATCGATGCTGAAACCATTGATATTTCAAAAGGGGAAGCAACATGGGTATACAAAATTAATGTTGCAGCTAAAACCAATGCTGAAGTAATGAGGCTACGTGTAACGGATGCGTTTCAGGCTCAGAATGGCAGTATGATAGTGCTAGAAGGCATCTGGTTGACTGATTTCAAAGATATTATTGAGATTGGGACAGGAGATACCTATGGCGTATTCGAAGTAGAGAAGCTGCCTGTAAATAGTTTTGACCTTGTCCTGAAAAACAATGCTCCGATAACCTTAAGCTCAGGCACTGTACAGGAACTTACAGATGAACTTAGATTTGTGGTCACAGATTCGTCAGAATACTTAGAGTTTTACCTGACCAACGAACAAGTGCAGACTCCTGTTAATAAGCCGGATCTGGAAATACTATCTGCTGACAGATGGAGTTTAACAGAGGATGGAGAATATCTGGCCATCTATGTAGACATAATCAACCAGGGTTCACTACCTTCAGCTATCACTACGATCCGCATTTCAGATATCGATCCTGAATGGTCTGAGGTTGAAGCTGAAGCAGATGTTTTGGCCCTGGAATCCGGGGAAGATGTAACTCTAAGAATTGAAGTCTATCTTCCTGATGAGATACATGGGACAAACCATAATTTCGCCATTGAAATTGACCCTGAGAATTATATCTTGGAGCTGGATGAAGGTAATAATGTTATAGAGACACCTGTAATCTATATCCCGGACTATCTTCCAGATCTGGTTATCACAGATGTCAGTTCCTTTGTTGCAGAAGATTCTCTGGAGCTATATGTTGATGTTACAAATCAGGGGAGCGGATATGCTGATCCGTTCATAGTTACTTCAGGTGGCCCTGGAACATCCGGTCAATGGTCTGGCTCAGAAAGCGTAATTTATGGGCTTGATCCCGGTGACGATACCACTCTGGAAATTGTGCTGGAAATACCGGAAGACCAGCTTGGAAAGTTAGCTAATATCGATATCATTGTTGATCCTGAAAATGCGATAGCAGAGCTTGATGAGAGCAACAACGGATGGTCGTGGTCACAGGAGCTGACAGTGGATGGAAACATTCTCAGGGCACCGGAAGATGATTTCTCCGAAAACACGCAGGAATCGGAAAGTCAACCAGAAAGTTCGGATGTGGGAACATTTTTAGGAGTCATTATTCCCATTGCAATAGTTTTCGGTGGTTTAATTGTCTACCCGAGGTTAGTGAAGCTTAGGTGGGAACTGAAAGCCATTGAAACATGTCCTGAAGATTGTCCTCCCGGCACAGAATTTTGTCTCAAAGAAGTTTGCCTGAAGCCTGGTTCTTGCAAGATTACAAAACTTCATCTAAAAGCCTGTACGTCTGATGATTGCAAAAAGAAGGCAATAGAAGGAGAAATTGTATCTGATCTTAATCGGATCCGTGCAGCATCATATCGTGGTGACAATCCAGATGCACTGCTGCATCAGGTTGAATCTTTATCTGTCAGGATAATTGATGAGGTTATTAGATGGTTGTCCGACAGTCCTGGATCATATGATATTTCAATCTCAGCAGATGTTGATCTGGGTGAAGCAACCTGCAAATACTCGCGTTACATCTGCAATCAGGAGAGAAGACCAACCAAAAAGAAGTCCTGGGAAAAGACGGTAAAAGGCTGCAATCGAGGTATCGGTACTTTAAATGACATTGACCTGAAAGATACTGCTATCTCTGAAAGACTGAAACTTGATCTGACTGGAATGATAATGCAATTCATAGAGAGATTTTGA
- a CDS encoding DUF5658 family protein has product MSFVKDMWSVLLLYFIGDTLTTLYALHTGNFYEGNPILSNIFQSYGYTSIIPLKIGFLFVMYHVYNNADRYYWNITRYSVACIGLLATLSNTVAVVHG; this is encoded by the coding sequence ATGTCTTTTGTGAAAGATATGTGGTCAGTGTTGCTTCTCTACTTTATAGGTGACACTCTAACTACTCTGTACGCATTACATACCGGAAATTTCTATGAAGGAAATCCCATATTGTCCAATATTTTCCAATCATATGGTTATACTTCAATTATACCATTGAAGATCGGCTTCTTGTTTGTAATGTACCATGTATATAATAATGCAGACAGGTATTACTGGAATATAACAAGATATTCTGTTGCCTGTATCGGCCTGCTTGCAACGCTGAGTAATACTGTTGCAGTTGTTCATGGTTAA
- a CDS encoding tyrosine-type recombinase/integrase yields MSLYNAKLETRISGLKGKISETNIQLIKDFIRQCEIEGLTDFRKMKYVSTLKQIALMMNDKPLNEAVKTDIEDVLIAVRKKTESEETRHDYAVTIKKFYRWLNGGKESELTDFFQSTKKTKGRKLPEELLTEDEVNKMIEATRSTRDQALIAILWDSGCRIGEIGNLKIKHIMHSDEGMKIRVDGKTGHRTVILFYSVRRLMAWLEQHPERDNPNAPLWWNFDTNKNNTSKMISYPAILKQLKKIAKKAGIKKRIHAHLFRHSRATYMANHLTEAQMNSYFGWVQGSDVPSVYVHLSGRDVDTAVLKANGVELEEEESKPKAHKCPRCKTLNTPNNMFCYKCGSVLTLKTALEIEEKSQPLEDSISKLMESKLNELVEARVNELLQNIKI; encoded by the coding sequence ATGTCCCTCTATAATGCTAAGCTTGAAACAAGAATATCAGGACTTAAAGGAAAGATATCTGAAACTAACATTCAGCTTATCAAGGATTTTATCAGACAATGTGAAATTGAGGGGTTAACTGATTTTAGAAAAATGAAGTATGTCAGCACTCTAAAGCAAATTGCTCTTATGATGAATGACAAACCATTGAATGAAGCAGTTAAAACAGACATAGAAGATGTGCTCATAGCTGTCAGGAAAAAAACAGAGAGCGAAGAAACAAGGCATGACTATGCAGTTACAATTAAGAAATTCTACAGATGGCTGAATGGTGGGAAAGAATCCGAATTAACAGACTTCTTCCAATCAACAAAGAAAACCAAAGGGCGTAAATTACCTGAAGAACTTCTCACAGAGGATGAAGTCAACAAGATGATAGAAGCCACACGCAGTACAAGAGATCAAGCCCTTATAGCTATTTTATGGGATTCAGGTTGTCGAATTGGAGAAATTGGAAATCTGAAAATAAAACATATCATGCACTCTGATGAAGGCATGAAAATAAGGGTTGATGGTAAAACAGGCCATCGTACTGTAATTCTATTTTATTCTGTTCGCCGCCTTATGGCATGGCTCGAACAGCACCCCGAAAGAGATAATCCTAATGCACCTTTATGGTGGAACTTCGATACAAACAAAAACAATACCTCTAAAATGATAAGCTATCCAGCCATACTTAAGCAATTGAAGAAGATAGCCAAAAAAGCAGGTATCAAGAAAAGAATACACGCTCATCTATTCAGACATAGCCGAGCCACATATATGGCTAATCACTTGACAGAAGCACAAATGAATTCTTATTTTGGATGGGTACAAGGTTCTGATGTTCCATCAGTATATGTGCACTTATCTGGGCGTGATGTTGATACAGCCGTATTGAAAGCAAACGGTGTTGAACTCGAAGAAGAGGAAAGTAAGCCTAAGGCGCATAAATGCCCCAGGTGCAAAACCCTAAACACCCCTAATAATATGTTCTGCTACAAATGTGGCTCAGTATTAACCTTAAAAACAGCACTTGAAATTGAAGAAAAATCACAACCATTGGAAGATTCAATCTCTAAGTTAATGGAATCAAAACTTAACGAGCTTGTCGAAGCAAGGGTCAATGAGCTATTGCAAAATATAAAGATTTGA
- a CDS encoding ATP-binding protein, with protein sequence MDVKEKLKNAIIDWHERELPPLQRRSYKLDLNTPHVNDIVGVRRCGKTFYMYQLIQELIDQGVSKSKILYLNLDDDRLQPIHGNELQLLIETFRELQDVQDTDDDRLYLFLDEVQSYPSWERWVKGVYDRKQNVKIIISGSNASLLSQDISSLLTGRHLSTKMFPFSFAELLEYHSIECDMTKLPYSEDKVTIKRMFNEYLVSGGFPETIVYPSIQHHELLQSYFDDIIYRDIISRYGIRNPQVFKDLALFCISNIARPHTYNSLRRLFANYSSLSTDSLINYLNYLEDAFLLFSVSHYDESLKQQMSKPRKLYCIDNGMINAVSFKLFSDTGRLYENMVFIQLLRSGQEVYYWQNQKGHEVDFVTKRGLEPTQLIQVCYDLSDPETKEREINGLLASMKNFKMNEGLIITSDEFGEEEIEGKKVRYVPLWYWMLGEE encoded by the coding sequence GTGGATGTCAAAGAAAAGCTAAAGAATGCGATCATCGACTGGCATGAAAGAGAATTGCCACCTTTGCAGAGGCGTAGCTATAAACTCGACCTCAACACACCGCACGTAAATGACATTGTGGGTGTCAGAAGATGCGGTAAGACCTTCTACATGTATCAGTTAATACAGGAACTGATAGACCAGGGAGTTTCAAAAAGCAAAATACTGTATCTCAATCTCGATGATGACCGGCTTCAGCCGATTCATGGGAATGAGCTTCAGCTTCTGATAGAAACGTTCAGGGAGCTTCAGGACGTTCAGGACACTGATGATGACCGTCTGTATCTTTTCCTGGATGAGGTCCAGAGTTATCCATCATGGGAACGATGGGTTAAGGGTGTATACGACAGGAAACAAAATGTGAAAATAATAATAAGCGGTTCAAATGCTTCTTTGCTTTCACAGGACATCTCCTCATTGCTAACAGGCAGACATTTGAGCACAAAGATGTTCCCTTTCAGTTTTGCCGAGCTTCTTGAGTATCATTCCATAGAGTGCGATATGACGAAACTTCCGTATTCAGAGGACAAGGTCACTATAAAGCGAATGTTTAATGAGTATCTGGTAAGCGGAGGTTTCCCGGAGACGATAGTTTACCCTTCAATACAACATCATGAACTGCTCCAGTCATATTTTGACGACATAATCTATCGTGATATCATCTCAAGATATGGGATAAGGAATCCTCAGGTGTTCAAAGACCTGGCTTTGTTCTGCATATCAAATATTGCCAGACCACATACTTACAATTCCCTCAGGCGGCTCTTTGCAAATTATTCCTCTCTGAGTACGGATTCCCTGATAAATTACCTCAACTACCTTGAGGATGCTTTCCTGCTTTTCAGTGTTTCTCATTACGATGAGTCCCTGAAACAGCAGATGAGCAAACCCCGAAAGCTGTATTGTATCGATAATGGAATGATCAATGCAGTCTCTTTCAAACTCTTTTCGGACACCGGCAGACTTTACGAGAACATGGTTTTCATCCAGCTCCTGCGTTCCGGTCAGGAGGTCTACTACTGGCAGAACCAGAAAGGTCACGAGGTTGATTTTGTCACGAAAAGAGGTCTTGAACCAACCCAATTGATACAGGTCTGCTATGATCTTTCAGACCCCGAAACAAAAGAACGTGAGATAAACGGCCTGCTCGCCAGCATGAAGAATTTTAAGATGAACGAAGGATTAATCATAACTTCCGATGAGTTTGGCGAAGAAGAAATAGAGGGGAAGAAAGTGAGGTATGTGCCGTTGTGGTATTGGATGTTAGGGGAAGAATAG